In the Leishmania mexicana MHOM/GT/2001/U1103 complete genome, chromosome 31 genome, one interval contains:
- a CDS encoding mitochondrial pyruvate carrier-like protein, which translates to MNKFSDDVEDTGWVPTSLNAIGRHAPVTIHTVSSQLASATSTCVFYPFDTLKTRFMAQDGTAVRQHNGRVYSSIQGSLALIYGEEGLRTLFRGCPVAVAGSVVAWGVYMCLYRHLCNLTEYTSYVGRSGISVLSSAISSCVTCPIFLVKSRMQLEEANRSSHYRSFWRGVQHTVQTTGARSLWRGLSPQLFLIFPNALSIPTYDTLKLFVLRYRWHHAEMKELNLFEIAVCSTLTKLWILILSHPLVMMKVRMQDERATLGKYQYRSVAQSISNVLKTQGLKGMYRGFRTALVHSLPRSLLHYCIYEKTLSFLCR; encoded by the coding sequence ATGAATAAGTTCAGCGATGACGTCGAGGACACAGGCTGGGTTCCGACGTCGTTGAATGCGATCGGTCGGCATGCGCCGGTTACAATCCACACGGTTAGCTCGCAGCTGGCGTCTGCCACGAGCACCTGTGTCTTCTACCCGTTTGACACGCTGAAGACCCGGTTCATGGCACAGGAcggcacggcggtgcgccaGCACAACGGTCGCGTGTACTCGTCCATTCAAGGTTCACTGGCACTCATCTACGGAGAGGAGGGCCTGCGCACGTTGTTCCGCGGGTGCCCGGTCGCCGTTGCCGGCTCCGTTGTCGCGTGGGGCGTGTACATGTGCCTGTACCGTCATCTATGCAACCTGACAGAGTACACGTCGTACGTTGGACGCTCGGGTATCTCGGTCCTGTCCAGCGCTATCTCCTCCTGCGTTACCTGCCCCATCTTCCTCGTCAAATCCCGCATGcagctcgaggaggcgaaTCGAAGCTCGCACTATCGCTCCTTTTGGAGAGGTGTGCAGCACACGGTGCAGACGACCGGTGCGCGCTCCCTCTGGCGTGGGTTGTCGCCGCAGCTCTTTTTGATCTTTCCCAACGCGCTGAGCATTCCCACCTACGACACACTGAAGCTGTTTGTTCTGCGGTACCGCTGGCATCACGCTGAGATGAAAGAGCTGAACCTCTTCGAGATTGCCGTCTGCTCCACCCTGACGAAGTTGTGGATTCTCATTCTGTCGCACCCGCTCGTCATGATGAAGGTGCGCATGCAAGATGAACGGGCCACGCTCGGCAAATACCAGTACCGCTCTGTTGCGCAGAGCATCTCGAACGTCCTAAAGACGCAAGGATTGAAAGGCATGTATCGCGGCTTCCGCACGGCCCTCgtccactccctcccccgctccctTCTTCACTACTGCATCTACGAAAAGACACTGTCGTTTCTGTGTCGGTGA
- a CDS encoding putative exportin 1, translated as MDAILDFSKPLDVQQFEQVVTTMSSGGPAEIMEAQEVLTRFKANPEAFFRVDKLLTESRSTNTRFFALQVLDDTILHRWNTLSTDNQQAIRNFVVSLIVRECTSFAHIRQNRTLLTKMNMTLVSIAKREWPVRWPNFVQEISTSASPSEPMVENNLNLLRLVGEEVFEFGEKTLTSRWVERKKQALAQDFRFIMELCVMVIVNAEDTVLLRTALSTLEVYVPWMTPELIFNEQVLQCISRLVVSDGNVRSEAVRCLTEMCSAATSSGAAGDQQVRCILETFKTALGNIMSAFPTTHSSVMERVVALYEQGSLVDKEYVANLNLLLIAFLRHYYASISYDDMLLVTCHEMLVGMSNINEKELFKACVEYWWWLGDHLLRAPASVVKRNLMLKLPRVLSDVRFVLIRRMAKPEEVIIVEEEGEIRRQHVTDVEELQLYNLMRQTLVFLTHLDPKDTRNIMTDLMKRQVDRSEWSWHNCNTLCWAVGSISMALSEQDESDLFVKIITDLLTLFKTMSGKDNRAVIASDVMFIVGQYPRYLRNHATFLSTVTRKVFQFMREKFPGVQDMAVDTFVKLSKQLDAKYAEVNGSTSLASEVAKTWSSITEMLSLQQVQTCFNAAGYMIAAGSTEQQRALLLETFLTDTNAQFKACTASAAAAGTAFCQSEEAMVELLHYLRVFSNVADSCGDVFVYEMMMITQDLYGFYRMFSEAQVRAIADGGEAALHRHDMKYVRLAKREVLRIFERFVSHATQLKFIAEACLPDMFSVVLLDYENAIAAAKEPGALALATACVRTLGRCVENNCEAILDHTFNTTVAIIAQDMESHPDFRVNLFKLLQALNAHCFEAFICYTSTHEDVVLGMLWAIKHTDYPTMSTGLETLDLFLENVSKSEYAEVFFKAYMQRILVDVMVASMDSLHASGFHHHVRILQKLFTVSSMVPPDTPTIGKDLIRAYLLDSLTVIPTLTTTSILSFVDMCYESFTDDERFRTQFADFLIEVKVWGAEQENKMQEEDERRQREETIPGFSSLSMEDPPANLFTFL; from the coding sequence ATGGACGCCATTTTAGATTTCAGTAAGCCGCTCGATGTGCAGCAGTTTGAGCAGGTTGTGACTACCATGTCCTCCGGTGGTCCGGCGGAAATTatggaggcgcaggaggtTCTGACGCGTTTCAAGGCGAACCCGGAGGCGTTCTTCCGCGTCGACAAGCTGCTCACCGAGTCGCGCAGCACAAACACGCGCTTCTTTGCGCTGCAGGTATTGGATGATACAATTCTGCATCGCTGGAACACCCTCTCCACCGACAACCAGCAGGCGATTCGAAACTTCGTTGTGAGCCTGATCGTCCGCGAGTGCACGAGCTTTGCCCACATCCGCCAGAACCGCACTCTGCTGACAAAGATGAACATGACACTCGTGTCGATCGCAAAGCGCGAGTGGCCAGTGCGGTGGCCGAACTTTGTGCAGGAAATTTCGACAAGCGCGTCGCCATCCGAGCCAATGGTGGAGAACAACCTCAATCTACTTCGCCTTGTAGGAGAGGAAGTGTTTGAGTTCGGCGAAAAGACGCTGACGTCGCGGTGGGTGGAGCGCAAGAAACAGGCTCTGGCGCAGGACTTCCGCTTCATCATGGAGCTGTGCGTCATGGTAATCGTCAACGCAGAGGACACGGTGCTGCTCCGCACAGCCCTCTCCACGCTGGAGGTATACGTGCCGTGGATGACACCGGAGCTCATATTCAATGAGCAGGTGCTGCAATGCATCTCGCGTCTTGTCGTCAGTGACGGCAACGTCCGaagcgaggcggtgcggtgctTGACAGAGATGTGCTCTGCTGCGACGAGtagcggtgccgccggcgaTCAGCAGGTGCGCTGCATTCTCGAAACATTCAAAACGGCGCTCGGGAACATCATGAGCGCGTTCCCGACGACCCACTCCTCCGTCATGGAGCGCGTCGTCGCATTGTACGAGCAAGGGTCGCTGGTGGACAAGGAGTACGTGGCGAATTTGAACCTGCTCCTCATTGCTTTTCTTAGACACTACTACGCAAGCATATCCTACGACGACATGCTGCTCGTCACCTGTCATGAGATGCTCGTCGGCATGAGCAACATCAACGAAAAGGAGCTCTTTAAGGCGTGCGTGGAGTACTGGTGGTGGCTGGGCGATCACCTACTGCGGGCGCCCGCCAGCGTTGTGAAGCGAAATCTCATGTTGAAGCTGCCGCGGGTTCTCTCCGACGTTCGCTTTGTGCTTATCCGCCGCATGGCGAagccggaggaggtgatCATTgtagaagaggagggagagattCGCCGTCAGCACGTCACCGAcgtcgaggagctgcagctctaCAATCTGATGCGGCAGACGCTGGTGTTCCTCACCCACCTGGACCCGAAGGACACGCGCAATATCATGACCGACCTGATGAAGCGGCAGGTGGACCGAAGCGAGTGGTCGTGGCACAACTGCAACACCCTTTGCTGGGCCGTCGGCTCCATCTCCATGGCCCTCTCCGAACAGGACGAGAGCGACCTCTTTGTGAAGATCATCACCGACCTCCTCACGCTCTTCAAGACCATGAGCGGGAAGGACAACCGGGCTGTGATCGCGAGCGACGTCATGTTCATTGTTGGCCAGTACCCCCGCTACCTGCGCAATCACGCCACCTTCCTCTCCACCGTGACACGGAAGGTGTTCCAGTTCATGCGGGAAAAGTTTCCTGGCGTGCAAGACATGGCCGTGGACACCTTCGTGAAGCTTAGCAAGCAGCTCGACGCCAAGTACGCGGAGGTGAACGGTAGCACCAGCCTGGCATCAGAGGTGGCGAAGACCTGGAGCTCTATCACAGAGATGCTCTccctgcagcaggtgcagacATGCTTCAACGCCGCCGGCTACATGATTGCTGCCGGCTcgacggagcagcagcgcgcgctaCTGCTCGAGACATTCCTGACGGACACAAACGCCCAGTTCAAGGCGTGCACggcgtccgccgccgctgctgggaCCGCCTTTTGTCAAAGCGAGGAAGCGatggtggagctgctgcactaCCTGCGCGTGTTCAGCAACGTGGCGGACTCGTGCGGCGACGTGTTTGTGTacgagatgatgatgatcaCGCAAGACCTCTACGGCTTTTACCGCATGTTCTCCGAGGCGCAGGTGAGGGCcatcgccgacggcggcgaggcggcgctgcatcgccaTGACATGAAATACGTGCGCCTTGCGAAGCGTGAGGTTCTGCGCATTTTTGAGCGCTTCGTAAGCCACGCGACGCAGCTCAAGTTCATCGCCGAAGCCTGCCTACCGGACATGTTCTCTGTCGTGCTGCTCGACTACGAGAACGCGATTGCGGCGGCAAAGGAGCCCggggcgctggcgctggcgaccgcgtgcgtgcgtaccCTAGGTCGGTGTGTCGAGAACAACTGCGAGGCGATCCTCGACCACACGTTCaacaccaccgtcgccatcATTGCCCAGGACATGGAGAGTCATCCTGATTTTCGCGTTAACCTTTTTAAGCTTCTGCAGGCGCTGAACGCGCACTGCTTCGAGGCGTTTATCTGCTACACATCCACACACGAGGATGTGGTGCTGGGGATGCTGTGGGCCATCAAGCACACGGACTACCCGACCATGTCCACCGGACTGGAAACACTGGACTTGTTTCTCGAGAACGTGTCGAAGTCCGAGTACGCGGAGGTGTTCTTCAAGGCTTACATGCAGCGCATCCTGGTGGACGTGATGGTCGCGTCGATGGACTCCCTGCACGCCTCTGGCTTCCATCACCATGTCCGGATTCTTCAGAAGCTTTTCACCGTGTCCTCCATGGTACCGCCGGACACGCCAACGATTGGCAAAGACCTCATTCGCGCCTACTTGCTGGACAGCCTCACAGTTATCCCGACGCTGACGACGACGTCCATTCTCAGCTTTGTGGATATGTGCTACGAGTCCTTCACGGATGACGAGCGCTTTCGCACCCAGTTCGCCGACTTCCTGATCGAGGTGAAGGTCTGGGGTGCGGAACAGGAGAACAagatgcaggaggaggacgagcgTCGACAGCGCGAGGAGACTATTCCGGGCTTTTCAAGCCTGTCCATGGAAGATCCGCCGGCAAACTTATTCACCTTTCTCTGA
- a CDS encoding mitochondrial carrier protein-like protein encodes MTEKPSAAPKATSLQHTVASQLGGATSTILLYPVDVIRIRFTSQDGTHTREHNGQTYRSIAKAFQLIYREEGGLRALFRGCHVSVCGTVCAWGVYMYLYCCQCTWYEAWRARRREAHCSGSGVSRCSEEESLAACPAALWQNLLQRFGFSIIASCASAVVCNPIWLLKTRMQLEEASARTADAPRNFRTFRGGLLHTVQTTGVRSLWRGVSAQMVLAVPNAFNLPLYDTIKAAIIDLRKGELSVLDVCVCSTVTKTVLALICQPVVVVKTRLQDHRARRGEIQYRSFLQSIKTMWQRGGLAAFYRGTVPSMCQTVPRSALMFAFYEQFLKAAQHISP; translated from the coding sequence ATGACGGAGAAACCGTCAGCGGCGCCCAAGGCCACCTCCCTGCAGCACACGGTGGCATCGCAGCTGGGCGGCGCCACGAGTACGATTCTGCTATATCCGGTAGATGTGATACGGATTCGTTTCACTTCGCAAGAtggtacacacacgcgtgaaCACAACGGACAAACGTATCGCAGTATCGCAAAGGCGTTCCAGCTCATCTAccgcgaggagggcggccTGCGTGCCCTTTTTCGGGGCTGCcacgtgtccgtgtgtggcACGGTTTGCGCATGGGGCGTCTACATGTACCTTTATTGCTGTCAGTGTACCTGGTACGAAGCGTGGCGAGCGAGGCGCCGTGAGGCTCACtgcagcggaagcggtgTGTCGAGGTGCTCAGAGGAGGAGTCGCTCGCCGCATGcccggcggcgctgtggcAGAACCTCCTTCAGCGGTTTGGTTTTTCCATAatcgccagctgcgcctcaGCGGTGGTGTGCAATCCCATTTGGCTCCTCAAAACACGCatgcagctggaggaggctTCCGCACGAACAGCAGACGCCCCCCGCAACTTTCGCACGTTCCGCGGCGGGCTGCTGCACACAGTGCAGACCACCGGGGTTCGCTCGCTGTGGCGCGGCGTGTCGGCTCAAATGGTGCTTGCCGTTCCGAACGCCTTTAACCTTCCCTTGTACGACACCATTAAGGCAGCCATCATAGATCTCAGGAAGGGCGAGCTGTCGGTTCTCGacgtgtgcgtctgctccACCGTGACAAAGACCGTCCTGGCACTCATTTGTCAACCGGTGGTCGTCGTCAAGACCCGCTTGCAGGACCACCGCGCGCGCAGAGGGGAGATTCAATACCGGTCCTTTCTGCAGTCGATCAAGACGATGTGGCAGCGGGGCGGACTGGCCGCCTTCTACCGCGGGACCGTGCCGTCAATGTGCCAGACAGTCCCTCGCTCTGCGCTCATGTTTGCTTTCTACGAGCAGTTTCTGAAGGCGGCACAGCACATCTCGCCGTGA